The Anabrus simplex isolate iqAnaSimp1 chromosome 1, ASM4041472v1, whole genome shotgun sequence genome window below encodes:
- the LOC136883329 gene encoding adult-specific cuticular protein ACP-20-like, with product MAALKVIAFTFVTMLATIRAYPYPGYEGLGIGGLDGLEGHGVALHGAVGGHGLSLGGGHGAGGYGHEDGGHSIDYYAYPKYSFKYGVNDYHTGDVKSQHEERDGDVVKGQYSLVEPDGSIRTVDYTADKHNGFNAVVSKSGPSHHTGGLEHGYGK from the exons gttattgccttcacttttgtgACCATGCTAGCTACAATTCGCGCTTACCCTTACCCCGGCTATGAAGGCCTTGGAATCGGTGGTCTAGATGGATTGGAGGGTCATGGTGTTGCGCTGCATGGAGCTGTGGGGGGCCATGGTCTCTCCCTTGGAGGAGGACACGGAGCTGGAGGTTATGGCCACGAGGACGGTGGTCATTCCATCGACTACTAT GCGTACCCAAAGTACTCCTTCAAGTACGGAGTGAACGACTACCACACCGGTGACGTGAAGAGCCAGCACGAAGAGCGGGATGGAGACGTGGTGAAGGGTCAGTACAGTCTGGTGGAACCTGACGGCAGCATCAGGACTGTGGACTACACCGCAGATAAACACAATGGCTTCAATGCTGTTGTCAGCAAGAGTGGGCCGTCCCATCACACGGGCGGTCTAGAGCACGGCTACGGGAAGTAG